aagatggataGCAGTGGGCCTTCAGTCATAGAAATTGCTACAAATTATAACACTGTGACAGGTTAGTAATGATAATGTCTCAAAGTCAAACTTAGTTTTTGAAATCTATTTGAACTGTTAGGAAAAGGTAGACATTTATACTTTCTAATTCAGTTTAGTATCTTTACTTAAGTCCTAAAACTCGTAGCAACTACAATATATTAAAAGCTAATCTCATTTATATTATACTGAATATTATAgattagtttttagtttattattcattttatagGGGCTCAATCACTGCGAATGGCTCTGTGGACGTTTACTTGACTACGTAAACACGTCACGGCGCAGACTTCGTATCCCAGCATGCAGCAGGAGGCCGTTGAGAGATCCAGCAGCTGGTAGTTGGAAGAGCGCCGAAGCAGGCAGGAGCCAACGGCCAGCAGAGCCTACACATTTCCTCCTCCATGTGAGATAAACTGAGCCGTTTACCTCGCAGGCTACAGAAAATATGCTGTTCGGGCGCCTGATGTGTTCCAGAAGCGAATTTTGAGTCTTCATAGTCAGCAGGCTTTCATTTTGGAGGattcctccctccatcctccGGATCGCAGCGAACAGGCAATGACAACGGTCTCAGCAACCCCGCAGCAGATGAAGGACCGGCTGCTGCAGGCCATTGACAGTCAGAGCAATGTGAGGAAAGCTAAAGCTAACCTTAGCTTGTTTATCTAGTCTGTGGCTAACGCGACATAGCAGTTTACATCGTAGAcgaatgatttgtttttaaaagaaaaggctCGGCAGTGTAGCCGATACCGACGTATCGAGTGTTTCAGACACAGGACGACACAGGGGCGTCTGAGTTGACAGCTAGCTTTCAAGCTAATTTAGCTGCAGCGCTCCCTTGATTAGACATCTCCAGTTACATACCGTTAGCATGCTAACTCTTAGCCTAGCCTTAATACTACAGCAGCTTTAGAACATACAGCGATATGAAGCAATACAATCGACTCATTGTATCAATATGTGCCAATTTCACCCAAACGTTAGTTAGAAGTTATGCTATATATCCGGTATATAGTTTAAGCTGTCAATTCTTCACTAAAGGAGGTCGAAACTAAAAATTAGCTCAAAATGCTAAAGCCTGGTTTTAGGAAATAGTCGGGTCCTTCCTTCTCAACTAAGTTGAACGCTAGCCATAGCCTGTTCCCCTAATACAGGTATGTCCACCAACGCTGTCTGACGTTAGTGAacacatattaaattattttaacggTTATTAAGATGTTCCTCCTGTAATGGCTCAAATACTATACTTTATTATGGAGGTTTTGAAAAACGTCAGGATTTGAAGCTGTCACTTAGCCATACTTGCTTTGCAACGTCGTTCTGTCTCTGAAGCATACAGTTTAACTCATTTTCCCTCAGTCTAGCTGGTGCAGTTGCACACGACTCTTAAGAGATTTAAGTTTGTCCAAACATTGAGGGCTTTCTACCATTGACATTCTTACATTACTGGGCCTAGTATTGGGATTAATAATACTGTTGACTCCTTCTTTTCCAAGTGTTACAGCTCTTATTTAGCGACACAACATTTTCTTAGAGAtacattaaaaagacatttgtagCTAATTATTGATATCTGACttgatattaattaaaaataagaccATTCTTGACTACTTCTTAGCTTTCCTGCAATAAGCTGTCACTTATTTCTACTTGGAGCAGAGGTGGACAAATGATATTGGAGTTCACATTTTGATTGTCTTCATCAACTTACACTGACATGGTTAGCAATGTATTATTAATaactgtaaaaatctgaaatagtGAATATGTTCAGGTTTTCCCTCAATTCTGAGATTTCTGAAAagctgccaacatttccaaatctgaCATATTCAATAACAGATGAggctgagaagaaaaaaataaaacagagcagcCATGCAATATAATTCAGAGCTCAAGGCGCTTATTTGCTAATTTGACTAAATAGGTGTATATGAATTGGCATTTTTGCACCTGTAAATCTCATATAAAAACAAGTGGGATGACCATCGCCatgtgaaaaatctttttttcttttttttaaattactttttaaaagcctTTGCGCTTCCTGTGACTGAATCACTTAAAGTGTGGAAGTTGCCTGAAAGTGATAGCTAGTGCTTAATTTTGGTACGTTTACCGATCTGATAAGTATCCGATTTTTGAGTCGAAAGTTAAGTTGGGGATGATCACACTGAACGTGGATTCCTGTTACAGCCCATTTTGTGTCCCATCTTGACCTTttatctgttcatttttatttcctccttcttctctttgttttagttAAATGCACTGTTTATATGTTCTCAATGCAGATACGCGATATGGCGGTTGTATTGGAAGTAATTGCTTGTCTTGAGAAGTATCCAATTACCAAAGAAGCTCTTGAGGTAAgacttaatattttatcaacaagCTATTCATGTAGTCACATCGCAGTTTAATGTatgtggttttgtgttttgcaggaaACTCGACTTGGCAAGTTAATCAATGATGTGAGGAAGAAGGCCAGTAATGAAGACCTTGCAAAACGAGCCAAGAAACTGTTAAGAAACTGGCAAAAACTGATCGAACCCGGGCCGACTGGGCCTGCCAGCGTCCCCGGATCCACCAATGGTAGTTCTCACCCCTGCCGGACAGAGTCCTCTCCGGCAGACCTTTCTGTCTCTGGGAAAGGCGTCCCTGAGGTGAAAACCAGAAACGATGTCCACAACACGTACTCGCCGAAGGCTGAGAAATCAAGCAGCCGTAAGCGGCGGGCAGAGCAGAGAGACAGTGGGGTATACTTGCCTGAGAAAATCTCCAGGATGTCATCATATGACAATTCAGTTTCACCGCCCACCAATGGAATCGCGGGCAGCCCAGAGACCCTACTTGACCAGGAGGTCGTCAAGTCTCCTGATAGATCCCGAATAGACAATCTTGAAAATGACAAAGTTAGCAGGATTCCAATAAATGCTGTCAAGCCTCGGCCCAGCTCTCCTGGAGCAGCGAAACCACTTAGCACTTCCTCTCTGATAAAAGTTGCTGTGATGCAGCAACAGGCTCGATTGgacgaaggaggaggaggaggttaCCAAGCCAGAAGTCCCCGCAGTGTCACTTCCAGTCCGAGGAGTGCTAAGCAAGACTCTGTATCTAAGCGCTCTTCAGCATTCGCAGCTAAAGGAACGCCAATCCCAAGCCCATCTTCCAGAGACTCTCCCTTGCATTTTTCTCACTCTGTGTCCTCCCCAGGACCAATGTCTTACGCAGAGAAGGTGACACATTCTTTTCACAGGTCTTCAGTGCCACCGGCTGCTTCATCAGATATCCCTTCTCACTGCCCAACCCAAGACGTTTCTGCACCGCTGGAATCCCCGTCGGTCTCCCCCTCTCCACTTCTTCCTCAGCTGAACTCTGACCCACACAGATCAATGTTCGAGGGAACCACAGCCGTGTCTGACGACGCGGACGGGACAGCGGTACAGAACTCTGAACATAAAAGGAGAAAGTACAGACCAAGAGACTTCTCTGTGAACTTGGACGGTCAGAAAGTAGAGGACTCAACAAAGCCTGTGAGATTAAAAGAACGCAGGATAACGTTTGACCCGGTCACAGGCCAGATCAAACCCTTGGTGCATAAAGAACCTTCTCAATCAGAGGACGTCCCCACTCCAGACCCCGCAGAGTCCCGGCAGAGAGCCCAGAGCGTCCCACAACCCACTGCCACCACCTCGGCCCCTGGCCCTAGTCCGGCCCCCGGTGCCGGCCCAAACCCCTTCCACCAGACCAACTGGAAGGAACTGTCTCGGAACGAAATCATCCAGTCCTACTTGAACCTTCAGAGCAACGTGCTCACCTCATCTGGGGTCCAGGCCCCCAGCGCACACTTTTTCATGTCTGAGTATCTGAAAAGGGAAGAGCAGGAGAGCAAGGAGTTGAGGACGAGCCATGTCTTACAGACGGATCGCCTGACAGGGGACTTACCGGGCGTAAGTCGAGACATCACAGAGGATGACTTGGACAGGATACACACACAGAACTGGCCCGGTGTGAACGGTTGCTACGACACCAAGGGCGCCTGGTATGATTGGACAGAGTGCATATCACTGGACCCTCATGGGGATGAAAGCAAATTGAACATCCTGCCATACGTTTGCCTAGACTGAGAGCGTTTGGGAAGGCTGCTGTTTCTTTtccactcctttttttttgtctcgcCACAGAGACCAgatagtttgatgttttttttattttattttttttaattttggttttgtctACTGTGAGTTTGGTGAGAACCAGACCTACTAAATCCCCCTCCCCGAGGCTCATTTTGTGAAAATCTCTTGAGACTTTGGTATTAAAAGCATAATAATTGAAAGAAAAGTTAAGTTTGTAATATCAAgggctgtttctgttttgtttttttaagctaaaagAGACGAGGTCTGTATTGCAGAGTGCTGCTGCTATAGCAATGAAGGGAGGAAAGAGAGGGCGGCATTATTTTGCCCAACCTGAAACGTCACTTCTATTGGTGTGTGTCAATCGTCGGTAATGCCGTTTCGGGCTGAAATAATGttcctgtttcagttttctctctcctctttccTGATGGAGGATTTGCAGGATCCGGTGTTTGAACGAAGATGGGAAGGTTTGGGTTTGGGTGTACTGTCCAGACCAATATGATGGTAGAGTTCATTTAGCACAGTCGGCGCTGAACGTGTCCAGACATCCAAATACTGGAACATATTTAGCAGTTACAAAGGCTTTATGTGAAATATAGaaagtaaattataaatttCTTATGTatacatctatttatttttgaccatttcaTTTATGGGATGTTCTAAACaccttttcaaaaaaaaatctagatttttattttttattttttcggtTTAAATTGCAATGTTGTCATCATGAATCtcaccaacttttttttcttactttctttctttgagaTTGGCTGAATATTTCTGGTTAGTGACATTCCAAATCAACTATCCACCAACTGTAACTCTTTCTGTCTTATAAGGGTCCTTTCAGAGCACACATTTCAAATGGTTCCAAAAGTGCTGATTACTCATTTAAAACAGGTCAGTGGGGAGGCAAAACCAATCTGGAAGGATGTGTTCAAATGCTCAGACCCATTTCGTTACCTCTGAAGACATTTGCCTTCTGAAGTTCTGTCTCATTATTTGAGTAACTAAGCCAGGTGAACGTGTAGGTCCCCATGTGACGTTCCCAAAGGTCACCTAGATATCTGCAGGTAGGATTCCTTTTGCGTCTTTGTCAGTGGAAAAGGCATCAGGTTCAAGCATTCTTGGAATTTCTCATCCGATGAGCAGCAGTATTTGATTTGAGTGCAGTTTAAAAGCACTACTCACTCCCACACTCACATGATTTCAATCAAGTCGACCTTTGTGTAGCCTCTCTGTTCATTCattctttagttgtttttttttctcttccctaCCAATGTGCCTTGGTAAAATGGTAAATCTGGATTTGCTTCCGCATTAAACATGCCTGTTGGTACTTTAATGCGCCAGAATTCAAAGTCCCATGATTGAAACGCCCCCCCTGGTACGTGCAGTGATTTCTGTTACTTTTGTACGCAGTGATCTGGGGAAAGGTGAAGCTTTCACCAAGCTGCAGgcgatggtaaaaaaaaaacaaaaaaaaaactgcacaacaCAGCTGGCAATAAAGGACAAGTGCTACCACAGGTTAAGAGTCTGTTTTCTGAAGTTCTGACTGGGGTGTCTTTATTTGTTCAGTATTTAACATCTctaaattgtttgaaaaataaatgagctaAATCCTCAATTTCCTCACCTGGTTTGTGGCTCTTTTCCAGGGTGGGTCTGGCTTATAGAGCTTCCTATTATAGTGAAGTGTTTAAAGTTCTAGTTTTCAATTGGATTGGTGACCATAGGTTTCGAgagtgaaaaaatgtttcttaaaccttttcagtgctgttggatctttttttttttttttttgtcagatattTCTTTGGTAACGGAACTTTAATATTAAACCTTTCAAGAAGGACCAGGGTTTTACCAAGAAATCacacaaataaaagctgtttacaGGTCCTCAATGTGATTAAAGTGTGGGGAGTTTCTTAACAATGGATCCAAAATGTCAATGCCTTCAGGCCTCAGCCAGTTagtatttgaatttt
This is a stretch of genomic DNA from Gambusia affinis linkage group LG12, SWU_Gaff_1.0, whole genome shotgun sequence. It encodes these proteins:
- the crsp7 gene encoding mediator of RNA polymerase II transcription subunit 26: MTTVSATPQQMKDRLLQAIDSQSNIRDMAVVLEVIACLEKYPITKEALEETRLGKLINDVRKKASNEDLAKRAKKLLRNWQKLIEPGPTGPASVPGSTNGSSHPCRTESSPADLSVSGKGVPEVKTRNDVHNTYSPKAEKSSSRKRRAEQRDSGVYLPEKISRMSSYDNSVSPPTNGIAGSPETLLDQEVVKSPDRSRIDNLENDKVSRIPINAVKPRPSSPGAAKPLSTSSLIKVAVMQQQARLDEGGGGGYQARSPRSVTSSPRSAKQDSVSKRSSAFAAKGTPIPSPSSRDSPLHFSHSVSSPGPMSYAEKVTHSFHRSSVPPAASSDIPSHCPTQDVSAPLESPSVSPSPLLPQLNSDPHRSMFEGTTAVSDDADGTAVQNSEHKRRKYRPRDFSVNLDGQKVEDSTKPVRLKERRITFDPVTGQIKPLVHKEPSQSEDVPTPDPAESRQRAQSVPQPTATTSAPGPSPAPGAGPNPFHQTNWKELSRNEIIQSYLNLQSNVLTSSGVQAPSAHFFMSEYLKREEQESKELRTSHVLQTDRLTGDLPGVSRDITEDDLDRIHTQNWPGVNGCYDTKGAWYDWTECISLDPHGDESKLNILPYVCLD